The window AAGTCAGAATTTGTAAACTACCAGCTGGACTTTTCCATTTCTTAGCCACTCAGATGATCAGTTCACAGATGTGAATGAGACACTTAGGTTCTGACTTATTAGTGTTAATTGAAGATTGACAACTTGATTTTGGGATGATAGCAAAACAAGAGGAGAGCGCTGCTGAGAAGCCTTCGTCGCCAGAGAGAAATCAAGACACGCCTAACCCAAACCCTAGCCGGGTCCTCGACCCCCTCCCCACACCCGGCCGTCAATCCATGGCGCTGCGCAACCTGGTTGCGAAGTTCGGGATCCCCACCTCTGCTGCTGCACGGCTCCCATCGGCCCCCACCCCTGCTGCTTTCCGGCTCCCATTATCCCCTAGCGTTTCGTCCGCGTCCGTTTCTCGGCCCCAGGCATGCTCCTTCTCCTCCACACCGCGCTCGCTCAATTAAATCACTAGTTGGAGTCGGTAGTGCAAATCAACCGATTGATCGGTGTTCTCTTGGATTTCCCCAACTGTGGGTCTAGACCCTTCGCTGTCGTTGAGACCTCGGGATTTGTAAAATACCAGCAGTACTTTTCCATATTTTAGTCACTCAGTTGATCAATTCACAGATTTTGAATGATTAGGTTCTGACTCATTAGTGTTAATTGGAAGATTGACAAATTGATTTTGGAATGATAACAAACCGTATGTCTTCTACGGTGTAAGTTTTGTAAGATCTGAAATTAGAGCACTAACAATCAAAGATCTGACCTTGTAGCACCAACAGTCAGGAATGCTCCCTCAATGAATTTCTTTTTGCAGCTGTTAGTTGAAAAGTTTTGATCTTGGTGTAATATCTGAACTTATCAGGTGTATTTAGCGCTGCAAATACTGTCTTGTGATATTTTTGTTCTCCTGTATCCTACCTACATGACATGTAAGGATAATAACGCTAAATCTTGCACTGGTTACTACCTTCTCAACTTCTTTTACCTTGTTGAATTGTAGAGCGCTAGAGACTGGTATGAGTTTCAGCGAGCACGTTATGATGATGTGACAACAGAGTTAAAAAACTACAGGTAAAATCTACAACAATTCCATTTTAGTGTGCATTACTACTCAAATGATTGAAAAAGATTTTTtttggcaggcgtgaggttgtgtggACTGAAAGGGCGGCTAACCTGTTTGATCTGGTTTATAAGGTGGGTTGTCCTATTGTCGTTGGTACTTGGGTCATAAAAGTGATTGTCTATCGGGCCATGTGATGGGGTAATGGCCATCTGCTGTGCGAACATGAAGTTTCTGCCCACGAGCTCATATGCTCCCTTGTGaacggtaaaataacataaaataaatcagaaaaaatCAAACATTGACGAATACTCAACATGCGTGCAATTTTACATGAAGAAATAACATTCCAAAATGCTTCTGTAAAAAATAATTGATGCTCCAAAAAGTCGTTTTTAGAGCAAtttggagcatcgattttgtttcTTATAGGAGCATCTTGGGAAAAAAAATCTCAATGAACTTTGCACGCATGTAGAAAATTCGTCAATGTTTGTTGACAagaaatttctgatttttttaaattttgtttacTATTGTCATTGAGGATGCATATAAGCTCGAGAGCGGAAGGCTCATTGGCACAGATGCATGTGCGCTCGTTGTGGCAAGTGGCAAGTGGCAAGAGCAGATAACCATGTAGAAATAACTGATTGTTGTATATATGTCTTGCTCTGTTGTGTCATGGACCAGTGGCTATGACTTTATGTAATTGTGTATAAGCATACTTTCTCATAATGTTTGTTGCACTTGTTGGTTTGATGAAGAATTAATGTTGTGTTTGCTTTCAACTTTTGTTTGTGCTTGTGAAAGTACCGTGTGGTGTGAGGATTCTCCTGTTGCACTTTGTTCATGAGCCTGGTTTATGTACAATGGACTTGTCCACTTTGCCCTGTTTGTAGCAAAATTAAGTTTATAAGCTGTTGACAGTGAAGCGATCATCCTTGAACAGCTGTGCATCCAACTTATCAGAGTGTATGATTTCTTCAGCGAATGTTTTTAAACTAGTCATGGATGTTACGGATAATCACTTTTGTGTATGATTTCTTTGCGAGTAGCATATGCTTACTATGCTGGAAACTCGAGATATCATCTCTGGAATGTTTTCAGTGCTATGTATGCGTCAAAATTTATATATCAAACAACTAAGCAAGATGATTGGGACCAAATTATCTTGCATGGGCCAAAGTGTTTGTCCAATGCTAATCATATGCTCATATAACaagctagtactccctctgttcctaaatatttgtctttctagagatttcaaaatgactacatacggagcaaaatgaaagaatctacactctaaaatatgtctatatacatccgtatgtggtagtccatttgaaatctttaaaaagacaaatatttaggaacggagggagtagaacctaACATTAGCATGGCATGTGAAATCTCGATCcctaagatcctaactcatcaatataACATGAGTCAGATGGTTCCTGCATATGTATCCACATTCTGCCAGAACCACATTATGACCAAAGTAAGTATATGTTGTATATGTCACTCACTATATGTAATATATCTAGCATGAATCCACCAATCAAGCTGATTGATCTCAGATCTGCAGCTCCATGAAATTCAGTTCAGTTCCCTGTGTCTGTCAGCAACTGCTCATGTCATACAACCGACTCACACGATGTCGAGAGACAAGCACGGCCCGGTAGGTGGCGGAGATGTAGGCATACACGATGATGAACACCAGGATGTCATCCAGCAGGCCACGGTACCCCAGGAAAGCTGGAATCAAAACAGCATGATCATATACAGAAGCTCTTGGAATTCATGGAGATAGTTTGTCAGATGGAGATGGTTGAATCAACTGGCCGCCTTACCTTCAGGGAAAAGGTCCATAGGACTCATGAGGTACAGCAGAGCAAGGGTTGCCTGCAAGCCACCCAACAGGATCGATTTAGAATAGGAAGATTCTGAACCATCAGAATGATGTTAGATTGTACAGTACATGCTTGACAAATGTGTAGTACAAGGGCTGCTAGCTATTGGTGAGACTGAAACATTGCTAACCGTAAACTCAGCTGCCGAAACTAAACAAGCACAAGGTTCATATAGATAAGTGAgggaaatcacatcatattgctatACTATCTAATCTGGCCGATGGCCCAGACATAGTTACAAATGATAATAGAATTAaccaacaccctgcactagcctaaacaAACCAACACCAACGAGAAAATCTGGCAATTTTTGTTTGTGTGATTCTTCAAGACTTCATCGTAATACATCTCATCTTCGACATCCTAAATCTAAGCTTTGCATGGTGGGTTCTCAGCAGAGCATATGATATTATCCAAGCAGGATAATTCACAACGCAATAGAAAGGTTGCAGGGCTTCAATATGCAGTGACTGATGGAGATATGCCAAATGAAGTAGTAGGCTGTCTGAACTAATCCAGATTTTCCTAGTTCCCATCAAGTAAATTCTAAACCACAGCATGATGAGAATCGATTAGCATCCTGAGAACTAAATTCAGCTGTGCAACTAATAGTTCTTCCAATAAAAAACACCTTTCTCTTGAGATGAAATTGGTCCCGCATTACTCAAAACAAAATTTTCAGTGAGATATTAGTTATCAAAATTCATTGACTAATTAGTGTCAGGCCCGCTGACATCACATGCCAATGGACACATGGATGGACTTAACTGCCAATGCGAATTGGGATTTGAAGAACAAGGGAGGCCCTTGGCGTCTGTCTGCCTCTGAATTCTATCAGCATCCTCCTGGTGTAAAAGGGCTGGTCCAGCAACCACTGCAAAAACATAGGTACCCAGCAAATGCAAAGCATTGCCTGCCATTAGATGAGATGAAAAGAAAAACAACCACATATAAGACAGCTTTAGTTGATAAGAGCATTCTTTTCTTTTGGCTCTTAACTTAGCTTGCGATTCATATACAGCATGCATCTGCGATGGATAGTGATTATGTCTAGCAATTTTTTTGACGAAAATGCAGCATTACTGCTTTTCATTGCGAATAGGAGGAGTAAAAGTTACAGAGTAAGAGAAGATGGGAGCAGAGAAATGGAAAATGAGAACGAAAATACAAAGTAGTTTGTTAGTCCGGCTCTAGAGGTCTTTCAACAAGAGCTGTTACCCTACGTCTCCCAGCATCAATCCATTCCATAGCTTCGAGCTGAAGCATTTGGAACCGCCCCCGAGCGAAGTGGCGGTGCTCCGAAAAATCAGTGTCTAGCAACTGCTGAGCATGCTCAGTTCCAGATAGAAAACTAGTTACGTGTTTGACTATGCTATTTTGTAGTGTATAACAACCAGTTAAAGTTCAAGAGCATGAATTTGGCAGTATGATGAGGGTTACACGTACTTGTACTTCTATCAAGTTGATGATATACTAACATGGATAGGTGAAAACTTTCTAGCTGGACAGAACCTTTGTTGTTACAGTGCAGACTATTTAATATATGAACATATAGTAACATTGTAACATGATCTCTCAACTCAACTAATGTTGCAGAAGCCAACTCACCAAGAACGGGCTCTGATAATTTATATGGCTCAATTAGTTAGGTGTGACTACAGTATATCATCAACTAGGTTCCAATTGTACACTCTGGTAGACATTCACTCTCATTCAATGGATTTATTTCTAAGCAGATTCGAAGGGTTGCTGTTGCAACTTCTAAGACATTGGACTGTACAGGCATGCGGAGCTAATAGAACTGCTTCCATAGACTGAACTAGATAAATTAATAGGAGATCATCAAACAAATCTAAAATAGTACAACTCTGTTTAGTTCAATTTTCAGAGGTGAAGTAACATTTCATCTGAAAATAGGCCACCAATCTAAACATGACAAAAGAAGCCAAGAGAAAAAGGCCAAGTACGGGCACTTAGGCCTTGTCCACTGATGTAATCGAGACAGCAATGGCACTCGGTATATGTAGAAGAGTTTTATCCAGAAGACATGGCAGGTTTACCTGAATCATACTGTGAGGAACTCCAGCAAAACGGCCATTGTACTGCTCAATTCGGTTCACGGTAGGAGCGATTTTACCAGCAGAGTTATAGGGCTATGACAAACAGCGCAACTGGATGGCCAAAGGACAGATCCATGTAGCCAGACACCCACAATGCAGTGCCCTGAATCTGTATACAAACAATACCATGTGACAAATGTCAGCTGAGGGGACTTTTGTCAAGAGTCCAGCAGAAAAATGTTCACCTGCAGTCTAACTAAACATCAACCCAGACACAACACGAAGTCTAGCATCCAACCGAAATCAACCAAAGCAAGCGTATAATCATGTGAGGTTGAGCATTCATTTTTTACATAAAAGCATTCGGAGTTGAGCAGATGAAATGAGGCAGATCCAGTACCGGCAATTGACATGGTCATGGACTCATTGGTAAATAAAAAGAAGTTTACATGCCGGGTGCATACTTCAGTGCCACTAATTAGCGACGCAACAGAATCCTACCACGTTACGGTCAAGCGCCCTACTTGCTTGTTGACACATGAGAGGAAATAGGAGTAAGAAGTGCCAGGATTTACCACTTTCTAAGAAGATCCAGCTGTGAACAATAAACAACACTGAACACTGCACGAATCAATGCACTAACTTACATGGACAAGCATCTGAAGTTCCACAAGCGCACATGGCCCGTACATATGACAGAATGGCCATGAGCGATTAAATAAGCCACATGAGATTTATGAACAAGTGCGATCCAAACAGAAGACCCTGATAATATTTCATTATTACAGATGCACGCCACGATGAAATGCATGTCCCCGAACAAAGTGGCATCAAATTGTCCCCAAAACCAACGAAATAGCACAAGGCAGCTAAGCAACTATCGGAACTAAGCATCAATCCATGTCAAATCGACTCATTACAAGCCATGGAGGCGCTAGTAGAGCAGAGCCACCGCCTATCCGTAGCTCTCTACCCGCGTCCACTGAAACTCTGCGAAACATTTCAACTAACCCCAACCCGAACGCAGGCCCCACATAGTGACGAAGCTAGCTCTGCAATGTCACGGGGACAATTACCGTGACTGCCAAAGCCCAACCGGAACAGCCCAGGAGGGGTGCCAAGCCCAATGTGCACGTCATTGGCCTGGAGTGGAGGCAGTGAGTGGTACTTAACAGCTGCAAGtgctgatctttcacgtttggaatgggatccctcgaagagcacgaagaacacggggaagaatggagagaaatcacaagggaaaacactcaagaacaagtccgatCACACattcactagacaatcaaacacacaagatccacaaggtacatgaacaacaaagggaaagatacaaggtagagttcatctccgtgaggaggtcttgaaggggggccgcccaagagggggtcttgatgatatatcccgcaggatcttctcctagatggaggtcttggcctccaatgaagtagtggtctttctctctctctcaagagtagaggtaggagcaaagctcacctaagaatg is drawn from Triticum dicoccoides isolate Atlit2015 ecotype Zavitan chromosome 6B, WEW_v2.0, whole genome shotgun sequence and contains these coding sequences:
- the LOC119326769 gene encoding uncharacterized protein LOC119326769; this translates as MALRNLAKKLRIPTSAAARLPSALNPADFRFPSDPGAWRPSVSRLESARDWYEFQRARYDDVTTELKNYRREVVWTERAANLFDLVYKVGCPIVVGTWVIKVIVYRAM